The genomic segment AAGAATGACGGAGGGATTCACGATAACGCCATCCAGGCCCTCCGTAATGCCCCGCCAGACTTCCATTTCTGCCTGATACTTAGAAAGCGAATAATTTGATGTTGTCGGACTATGTTCCCAATGGTCGTTTTCAGAAATGGGGCGATTATACTTGCTGCTGCCAAGAGCTGCAATAGAACTGACATGAAGCAACCGGATGCCTTTTTGCAGACAGAGATTCACCAGATTGGCGGTTCCCTCTACATTGACCTTAAAAAGAGCTTTAGCGTCTTTTTTCTGATAGGAGACCAACGCAGCGCAATGGTATACTTTGGTTACACCTTCCAGAGCATCTTCCAGCTCAAAGTAATTGTTGATATCTGCATCCACCCATTGGATCAAGGAAGACGATAGCAGCGCCTCCGGAATAGTCGATTGAGCTCTTTTGATGGCAATGACGTCGATTCCGCGGTCTATCAGTTGTTTAATTAAGGTAGACCCTAAAAAACCAGTTCCTCCAGTTATTAATATCACCTGATAAAGATACTGTTAAAAATAATGTTTTCAAAAGTTAGTTAATAAATGGATATTTGTGTCAGGTGTTCCTGAAAAAATAAGAAGTTAACAAACCAGTGCTTATGTCATCATTGTCCGTATTCTTTAGTCCGATTTCGATAGCCCATATTTCTCCCGAACATGGTTTTTTGAATTCCCAGCTTGGAAATGTCATTCAGGCTTATGAGGAGACTTTTCCTGTATGGGAGGAAAATGAACCGCCTCACCTGGCTATCGTTGGTGTCGAGGAAGACCGGGCATCTGTGAATAACAATGGGGCGCACAGGGCTCCGGATGCGGTAAGAAAGCACCTTTACAACCTCTATCAGGGGGATTACAAGTTGAATATTGTCGATCTGGGCAATATCAAAGCAGGCAATACCATTCAGGATACTTATGTCGCGCTGAAATCCGTGGTCGAGGAATTGGTGAAGGCCAATATTCTGCCCATTATCATCGGCGGAGGTCAGGATCTGACCTATGCACAGTATCTCGGTTATCAAAATCTCGAGCGTAAGATCGAGTTGGCTATTATAGATGCCCGTTTTGATCTCAATCAGGAACAAGTCGAAAATGTAGCACTGAATTCACGGTCCTATGTGAACCACATTATCCTGCATCAGCCGGATTATTTATTCAACCTCAATGCGATTGCTTATCAGACCTATCTGGTCAGTAAGGAATCGATCAGTATGTATGATAAGCTGTTTTTTAATGCGACCAGGGTTGGCCTTATTGCGGGCAAAATGGATCAGTCGGAACCGTTGATCCGTGCCGCAGATATGATCAGCTTTGACATTGGCGCTATCCGTGCTTCTGAAGCTCCCGGAAATGCCAATGCGATTCCCAATGGCCTGTATGGCGATGAGGCCTGCCAGCTTGCTCGTTATGCAGGGATGTCGGATAAGTGTACTTCGATCGGTTTTTATGAACTGAATCCCACATTTGATCCGATGGAACAGACGGCCATGCTGGTGTCACAAATGATCTGGTGTTTCATTGATGGTTATTACAACCGCAAACACGACACACCACTATATCCCAAGTCCTCGTATATTATCTACCGCACGACGCTCGAAAACGAGGAGCACGAGCTGGTGTTTGTGAAAAGCAAAAAATCTGACCGCTGGTGGATGCAGGTGCCATATTTTGGTTCTAAGTCGGTGAACGAACGTTACTATCTCGTGCCGTGCCGCTACGAAGACTACCAGTTGGCAGTCTCGGGAGAGATGCCTGATCTGTGGTGGAAGACCCATCAGAAGTTGCAATAAGCAACGGCTTACTTGTTCATTTTAAATTCAAATCAATGGAAATATTTTTCTTCGCCGGAATAGTACTCTTACTGGTCATTTTAATCATATTGGTACTGAGAAGAAATAATGCCATCCCCATGGATGGCGGGCAACAGAAAGAGCTGGAGACACTCCGAATCGAATTGGCGCGTTCACAGCAACGTGAACAAAGTCTCCTGGAGGAACGTGTGCTGCTGAGAAATGAGCTCGACAAAGAACGTGAAAGTCTCCTGGTGGCGGAGCGCTCCTTGGAGAGTACGCGTTCTTTCTATGAGGCACAGCTGAACAAGTTTCAGGAACAGAAGGCTGAAATCGCAGAGATTAAAAGACAATTTAACACCGAGTTTCAGGTGATTGCCAATAAAATACTGGAAGAGAAAACCCAAAAGTTTACAGAGACCAACCACCGTTCACTTGGACTTATCCTCGATCCTTTAAAGGAGAAGATTAAGTTATTTGAAGAGAAGGTTGAAAAAAATTATAATCAGGAAGCGGCCGAACGAAATTCATTGAAAGGTGTTGTGCTGCAACTCGTGGAGCAGAGTCTCAAGATCAAAGACGAAGCCAATAGCCTGACGAAAGCGTTAAAGGGAGACAGCAAAAAGCAGGGCAACTGGGGCGAAGTGATCCTGGAACGGGTGTTGGAGCGTTCGGGGCTCGTTAAGGACCGCGAATTCCGCCTACAAGTTTCTTTGATGGATGCTGAAGGCCGGAGGATGCAGCCTGACGCGATTATCGATCTCCCGGAAAATAAACATCTGATTGTGGACTCTAAAGTGTCTTTGATCGCTTACGAGCGCTGGGTAAACGCCGACACGGACGAAGACCGTGCCATATTTGCCAAACAGCATGTGCAGTCTGTCGAAAATCATGTTAAAGAACTTTCTGCCAAAAATTACCATGAGCTATATGGCATCGAATCACCGGAATTCGTGTTGTTGTTCATGCCCATCGAATCGGCTTTGAGTATGTCGGTCGCCGAAAAACCGGATCTGTTTAGCGATGCATGGGACCGGAAGGTCGTGATTGTGAGTCCCTCTACCTTGCTGGCCACATTACGTACCATTGCGAGTATCTGGAAACAAGAACGTCAAACACGCAATGTGATCGAAATCGCGAAAGAAGCAGGAAGTCTATATGACAAGTTTGTCAGTTTTCTGGCCGATATGGAACAGGTACAAAACCAGCTGGAACGTGCCCTGAAAAGCCATGAGGACGCCACCAAAAAACTGTCCACCGGCGCGGGAAATGTCATTGGCAAAGTGGAAAAACTCAAGCGATTGGGCGCCAAGGCCAGTAAACAGATAGATGCCAAATTTTTAGAGGAGGAGTGAAAGATCACAGCTCTTTCATCCGCCGGTTGATCGATACATCCACATAGGTATCTTTCAGTCGGTCCACAGCGTCTTTCTCCACGCTGAGTTTGGTATCCGACTCGTAATCATGTAGCTGTCTGAGGTTTTGGATCTCGTTGTCATAAGGGTCCCGTCCAGCCAGCAGTTTTACGATGACCGGCAGGCATTCCAAAAAGACAAACAGTAAGGCGATAAAAAAGACAGCATTTGCATTGGACTCGTTCACTTTTCCGTTAGCGTCATATTTTAGATTGCCCAGGGCAGCATTGCGGTCGGCAAAGCCGGCAACATTGACTGCGCTGTCAAGTGATGTATTGGACAGCACTTTTTGGTCAAGGATACCCTCGAATTGCTGCTTCTGCCGAATGGTACTCTGCTGAGCCATTATTTTATTCCGCAAGGTATCCAGGTAGGCCTCTTTTTTCTTCAGTTCGTCGGCCTTCATTTTGGCGTAAGGTCCATATCCCATTACGCCGGATGTTTCTGTGGTTTTATTTCCAAATATCTCGTAGTTCAGCTTGGTACGGTCAGTTTTGATACTGGATTCCAGAGAATCCCGTTCAACCATCGTCGCTTTTAGCTGGCTGACCTCGTTAGCGTATTTTTTATTGAATGTGCTGTTCAGCGTATCTATTTTGGCCCGTTGATCCGCGAGGTAACGTACCCGGAGGTTTTCACGGATTTCTTTGTCGAAAATCTTGAGCTCCAGCGGCCGGGAGATCACCAGACCGATCAAGATCGCCAATAGGATACGCGGCAGTGCCTGTAAAAGCTGCATCCAGCCACTTTTGGATTTATTGATGCTTAAGACAATGTAGCGGTCCATATTGAATATCGCCAAACCCCAGATCACGCCAAATACAATAGCCAGTAGCCAGTCCAATGTCCCTCCGCTGAATACAAAATACATAGCGTATCCGCCTGAAAGGCTGGCAAATAAGCCGGTAAAAAAGATCGTTGCACCGATGGCTGTGTATTTGCTATGCTCTTCAGGATACTTTTCAAGTGTTTCTTGATGCACCCCCGCACATCGCCAAAAGAAACGGTTAATAGCGCTCATTAAAATATTTTTACTCAAATTGACAGATATTTTTTACAAGATTTATGAATAAGTTTTTGTTTTACAATAGGATGACGATTGTACGCATACCATCAACTGTCCTTCCTCTGCTAGTGTATTTGCCTAATTTTATTATCTTTGGAAAAAAATCAGGAATAATCAGACAATATGAAGAAAAGACAACTTTTGCCATTTTTAATGATAGTGGCAACTGCAATTGTTGGTTGTGAGGAGAAAAAGATAATGACAGATAATCCTCTTTTATTAGCCTATGACACGCCGTTTAATGTTCCACCATTTGACAAGATCAAAAACGAGCATTTTAGGCCCGCCTTTGAAGAGGCTATAAAAGTACATAATTTGGAGATAGACTCGATCGTCAATAATTCGGAAAAACCGAATTTTCAAAATACCATTGTGGCATTGGAAAATGCAGGAAGCCTATTGAACAATGTATCTACTGTATTTTACAATTTGAACAGTGCTAACACAAACGATAGTATTCAGGCTATAGCAAAAGATCTGGCTCCGATACTTTCGAGCCATTCCGACGAAATCTCGATGAATGCGAAGTTGTTCGATAAGATCAAAGAAATTTGGAATAACCGCAATAGCCTCGGTCTGGATGCCGAAGATACTAAGCTTCTGGAAGAGACTTACAAGAGTTTTGTGCGTTCCGGTGCCAATCTAAAAGAAGCGGATAAAGAAAAAATGAAAAAGATCAATGCCGAACTTTCGACATTGACAACGCAATTTGGTCAGAATTTATTGGCCGAAACCAATGCCTATGAGCTTGTAGTCGACTCTGCAAGCCAGTTGGAGGGCCTGCCAGAATCGTTAAAAACAGCAGCAGCTGAGGAAGCGACCGCAAAAGGCAAAAAAGACAAATGGGTCTTTACATTGCAGAATCCGTCGATCATGCCGTTCTTGCAGTATGCTAAAAACCGCGAATTAAGAAAACAGATCTGGGATGCTTACCAGATGCGCGGCAATCACGACAATACCAGTGATAACAAGGAAATCATCCAGAAGATTGTGAACCTGCGTCTTCAGAAAGCCAAGTTGCTTGGCTATGCATCACATGCCAACTATGTTCTGGAAGAATCAATGGCCAAGACACCGGAAAATGTGTATGCGCTTCTAAATAAGCTCTGGGCGCCAGCATTGGCAAAAGCAAAAGGTGAGGAAGCAGATATTGCCAAGGAGATCAAGGCCGAAGGCGGAGACTTTGCTGTAGCACCTTACGACTGGAGATACTACACGGAGATTATTCGTAAAAAACGTTTTGCACTTGATGAAGATGAGATCAAACCTTACCTGAGCCTGCCGGCGGTCCGTGAAGGCGCCTTTGCTGTAGCGAACAAACTGTATGGATTGACGTTTGTCGCACTCAACAATGTGCCTACTTATCACGAAGAAGTGGAAGTGTATGAGGTTAAGGACAAGGATGGTTCACATCTAGGACTGCTGTATGCAGATTTTTTCCCACGTGAGTCTAAGCGTGGTGGTGCATGGATGACATCATACCGTGATCAGTCTACTAAAGACGGCAAACGGGTAGCTCCGGTTATTTCCATCGTGTGTAACTTTACGAAACCTGTAGGAAAAAATCCGGCTTTATTGACCTTTGATGAGGCAACGACCTTATTCCATGAATTTGGACATGCCTTGCATGGCCTGCTCTCCAATGTCAGATACCGCTCTATGGCGGGAACGTCGGTTCCACGTGACTTTGTGGAACTGCCTTCTCAGATCATGGAAAACTGGGCAGCGGATCCGGAAGTGTTAAAGACTTATGCCAAACATTACAAAACCAAAGAGGCAATGCCGGACTCGTTGATCCAAAAAATGGAAAAAGCCGGAACTTTTGATCAGGGATTTGCAACCGTGGAATATCTCGCAGCTTCGTTGTTGGATATGAACTACCATGCCACTACCAAGGAAATCTCTAAAGATATCAACAGTTTTGAAAAAGGAGCAATGAAAAAGATAGGACTGATAGAAGCGATTATTCCCCGCTATAGAAGTACCTATTTCCAACACATTTTTAACAGTGGATATTCAGCTGGCTATTATGCATATATCTGGTCCGAAGTACTCGACTCGGATGCTTTCGCAGCTTTCAAAGAAAAATCCTTATACGACCAGCCGACCGCCGATTCCTTCAGAAAGAATATTCTTCAAAAAGGGGGCACAGACGATCCGGCTAAAATGTATCGAACATTTAGAGGTGCCGATCCGGATCCAAAATATTTATTGAAAAAGCGCGGGCTCAATTAATCGGATACCGCGTAAAAAGGGAGATATGAAAATATCTCCCTTTTTTTTATATAAATACTTGCAATTCTAAAAACAATGCTTACATTTGAATATTATTTATAATGAGTCTAAATAAATACTGGTAAAGCATGTGTGATACAAAAGTTCTGAGCCAACGCGGCGATACCCATATCAGTGTCTGCCATAAGTGCAAGACATATTATATCTGGCAGCAAAGTTTTGTGCTGACATTTACACCGGGTAAGTTTGCCGACTTTCTGAGCATCATAAAAAGTAATGGCGATGAACTTTTTTTTAGTTCGTTTCCAGACGGCGAATTTCGGTTGATCATGAAAACACCTTATCCGGATATTGTATTTTCGTTTAACGAAGAGCAATGGCAGAATTTTAGGGATGCCTTGCAGGAGTCTTATTACATGAACGAATTTTATAGTATGCTGAATAATTAAGATAAAAAGTCCTGTTGCTTCGCTTGTGTTTCATCTCTCTTTCCTTATGCGTTGCCAACAGGCACAAACAAAACCCTCAGCCAAAAGCGTAGCATTGCTTATGGGCTGAGGGTTCTTCCTTTATCCTGTTGATGTATTATTCGCCTATCGCATAGTATTTAAAACCGAGTGCTTCAAGCTGACTGCGGTCCAGAAGTTTACGGCCATCAAACACAAAAGCAGGTTTCTTCATTTGTTCTTTTATAGCTTGCCAGTCATAAACTTTAAATTCGTCCCATTCGGTTAACACGGCGATGGCATGGGCATCGTCACAAGCCTCATAAGGGCTACTAACGACCTTTACCAAGGCTTTGTTTTCTTCGGATGAGCGGGTATTCAGATAATCCAGGTCCGCATAGATTCGTTCGGCTGATACTTTGGGGTCATATACCGTTATCTCCGCCTGTTCGTTGAGTAGGTAGTCGGCCACATAGATCGCCGCTGATTCACGCGTATCGTTGGTGTCTTTTTTAAATGCCCAGCCTAAGAAAGCGATTTTCTTTCCGGATACTGTATTGTACAGCGTTTGTATGATGTTGTCGGCAAAGCGGCGTTTCTGATAATCATTCATGATGATCACCTGGTCCCAGTACTCCGCGACTTCCGTGAGACCGTAGCTACGGGCAATATAAACGAGATTGAGAATATCTTTCTGGAAGCAGGAGCCGCCGAAGCCGACCGAGGCTTTGAGAAATTTGGGGCCGATGCGGGTGTCCATGCCGATGGCTCTGGCCACTTCATCCACATTCGCACCTGTCTTTTCACAGAGAGCGGAGATCGAATTGATCGACGAAACACGTTGGGCCAAAAATGCATTGGCTGTTAATTTGGAAAGCTCAGAGGACCATAGGTTGGTGGTTAGGATTTTGCTCCGGTCTACCCATTGTGCATAGATATCCACCAGTGCGGCAATAGCATCTTTGTTTTCGCCGCCGATAAGTACGCGGTCCGGCTTGATCAGATCCTGTATCGCTGTTCCCTCAGCCAGGAACTCCGGATTAGAAAGAATATGAAAGTTGACACCATTGCCTGTGTTGTCCAGAATACTCTTTAAAGCAGCTGCGGTGCGTACGGGCAATGTGGACTTTTCAACAACGATCTTATCATTTTTGGCGACTGCGGCAATCTGCCGCGCGCACAGCTCAATATATTTTAAATCTGCTGCCATGCCTTTGCCCTTACCGTAATTTTTGGTTGGTGTATTGACAGAAATGAAGATCATGTCAGCTTCATCAATAGCTTTGTTGATATCGGTGGAAAAAAACAGATTTCGATCGCGGGCTTCAGCAACGATTTCCTTCAATCCAGGCTCATAAACAGGTAGGTTGTCCAGATCTTTATCGTTCCAGGCCTCGATGCGGGCTGCATTCATATCAACAATGGTAATCTCAATATGAGGACACTGACTGGCTACAACAGACATGGTGGGGCCTCCTACATAACCAGCACCGATGCAGCATATTTTCTTGATCGTTTTGCTCATTTTGACTAACTTAATCAGCTATAAATTGAACAGCAAATGTAAATATTTCGCGTGATAGTTTTTTGCCGGTCACACTTATTATTTACGCTCTCCTTTTAGAAAATACACGCAATACCTGCGATCTGCTAAAAAATGTATCATATTTATGCTAATTTTACATTAAAAAAGGAACGGTTTGATTAAGCAAGAAGTTATTGACAAGGTACTGGAAACAGTACGGATAGAAGAAGTGGTGGGTGACTTCGTTGATTTAAAGAAACGTGGCACTTCCCTGATCGGAAATTGTCCTTTTCATAATGAGAAAACACCTTCATTTCATGTCTCTGTTTCCAAAGGTATCTATAAGTGCTTTGGTTGCGGCGCAGGTGGAGATTCGCTCAAGTTTGTTATGGAACTGGAGAAGTTCTCCTATCCTGAAGCTATTCGCTATTTAGCGGATAAATATGCGATCCAGATTGAAGAAGTGGAGCGCTCTCCGGCACAACTTGCCGCACAGGATAAAAGGGAAAGCCTTTACGTGCTCAGCGCCTGGGCCGGTAAGTTTTTTGTGGAGCGCCTGTGGAAGACTGAGATGGGACAGGTCATTGGACTCAACTACTTCAAAGAGCGCGGATACCGTGAGGATATCATCAAAAAATTCGAACTCGGTTACTCGCCAGAAGAATGGACTGCCCTGGTGGACAGTGCGCAGGCAGCCGGATTTCATCCGGACTATCTGGTAGCAAGTGGTCTGGCGATCGAACGGGATGATAAGTCGCTCTACGATCGTTTCAGGGGACGCGTCATGTTCCCGATTCATAATCTGACGGGGCGTATTATCGGCTTTGGCGGCCGTACGTTAAAAACCGATAAAAAGGTCGCCAAATATGTCAACTCGCCCGAGAGCGACATCTACCATAAGTCGGATGTGCTCTATGGTCTCAACTTCGCCAAAAAGGCCATCATGGACGAAGACAATTGCTATCTTGTCGAAGGGTACGCCGACGTCCTGTCGGTGCATCAGGCAGGAGTCGAAAATGTGGTGTCTTCGTCGGGTACCTCTCTTACAACAGGCCAGATTAAACTGATCTCCCGCTTCACAAAAAATGTCACCATCCTTTACGATGGAGACGAAGCCGGCATTAAAGCGTCTTTGCGGGGTACAGACATGCTCCTGGAAGAAGGGTTAAATGTGAAAGTCCTGCTCTTCCCTGATGGAAACGACCCCGATTCTTACATTCAGAAATTTGGTGCTGCAGCTTTTAAGGATTATGTCAAATCCCGGCAGCAGGACTTTATCTTTTATAAAACCAGCATCTTGTTGCGCGATGCGAGCAACGATCCCATAAAAAGAGCAGAGGTGATACGTGATGTTGTCGAAAGTATTGCTCTGATACCCGATGAAATCAAGGTTTCGGTCTTTATTCGGGAATGCAGCAGCCTGCTGGACATCGAGGAGCGTATTTTGCTTGCCGAACTCAACAAGATAAGGCTCAATAGAGCAAAGAAAGCGGATAAAGAAGCATCCCGGAAAACGCAGGGGCCACCTGCAGGTGCCGGAATGCCTCCACCTGGTATGGATGGCCCACCACCGGATTTCTTCATGACCGATGAGGAACGAGCAGGAATACCTGCCATGGAATCTGAGAATCAACCCACCCAGCTGACCTCCGAAGTTTTGCAGGAACGTGAGATCGTCCGCATTCTGATCAATTACGGGGATTATCTGGCAACTTGGGAGGGGGACGGTGATATCCCTGTCGCTGGTGTGCTATTGGGCAACATCAATGATATTGAATTTAAAGACAAGGCGGCTGCATATATCTTAAAGGCTTATCGTGATGCCGCCGAAAATTATGAAATTCCGGACCCCAAGCAGTTTTATTCCAATGCTGACGCTGCGGTATCTGAACTCGCGATCAACTGTGTTGCCAGCAAATATTCACTAAGTGAAAACTGGAACGACGACAAACGCAAGATTTACGTCAGCCAGGAGTATGAGCATCTGAAGCAGCTTGTCGTTACCGCGATCTATCGCATCAAAAAGCGGAAGATAGAAGCAGAGATGCACAATATCCGTGAAGAGATGAAACATGAAAAGGATATTGGCAATCTCGAAGTGTTGCTCTTTAAATATCAAAAACTCAAAGAAGCGGAGAAGCTTCTGGGTGGCTTTCTTGGAAATACCATTGTGAAATAAGGGTATGTATGGCAAGGCATCTTGAAATAGGGTCATTGGGCGAACAGCTTGCTACAGACTATCTGGTCGGGATAGGCTGTAAAATAGTGTTAAGAAATTGGCGCTTTAAGAATTTAGAGGTAGATTTGATTGTCATGGATGGGGATACCCTGGTGTTTGTGGAAGTGAAGACAAGATCCGGAACAGACTTTGGGCAGCCATATGAATTTGTGGACCTGCGCAAGCAGCGGCGGCTGGTTCGCGCAGCACAGGCGTACATACTGAAACACGCCTATGTAGGAGAGCTCAGGTTTGATGTTGTTGCAATAACAAATAGTGAAAATCCGGACATTACCTATATAAAAGATGCATTTTGGGACAGCTGAAGGAGGCTGTGGAGTGAATAAATAAAAAGAAAAATAATAATTAGATGAAAAAAATCACCTATTTCATTGCGATTACAGCACTTGCTTTTACTTCTTGTAAGTCCAAAAAAACAGCTTTGGAGTTTGCGGCTCCGGGGCCGAATCAGGCAGTGCTAAAAGGAAGTCCTGTGCAACTGAAATTGAAATTCGAATCGGTAACAATGGATTCTGTTGCCTATTTCGTGGACGACAGGCATGTAGGATCTTCTACCGATACGGCAGCAATAACTGTCGACACGAAAGATATGGCCTATGGTCCGCGTAATATTTCTGCCCTGGTCTACAGCGGTGGTCAGTCTGATTCGGTGTCGAGTACATTTTTTATTGTTCCTGCTGCGGCCAAAAATTATGGATTTGAGGTTGTTAATAAATACCCGCATGACACAACTGCTTTCACCCAGGGGCTGCAGTTTGCAGATGGGGTGCTGTATGAATCCAATGGACGCTATGGCGAATCCAACCTCCGCAAAGTGGACCTGAAAACAGGAAAGGTACTGAAGGAGATCAAATTCGATGAGAAGACCTTTGCCGAGGGCATGACGTTGGTAGGCAATAAACTTTTTATGCTGACCTGGCAGCAGGGGGAAGGATACGTGTTTGATAAAAATACATTTGCAAAAGAAAGTTCTTTTAAATACGAAAATAGTAAAGAGGGCTGGGGAATTACCTACGATGGAAAGCGCCTGATTAAATCCGACGGATCCAACAAATTGTATTTCCTTGATGCTACCACCGGTAAGGAACTCCATGCCATTGCTGTCTATGATGAAAACGGGCCGGTGGACGAACTGAACGAATTAGAATATATTGATGGAAAAGTATATGCCAATGTGTATCAGAAGGATATTATCGTCATTATTGACCCTGAGACCGGAGCCGTAGAAGGACGGATAAACTTAGTAGGTATTTACGAACATACTTCCGCTTATGATAACGAGCTCAATGGTATTGCTTATGATCAGGCCAACAAACGTCTTTTTGTAACGGGTAAACTGTGGAATACTTTATTTGAGATTAAGGCCATCGAACAGTAGCTGATCTTAGTATTGCTTTAATAAGCTAAAGGGAATGTCAGGAGAGGGACATTCCCTTTTTTGCGTGTTTTATCGATTCATTGTTGCATTAAAGGTGTTATCAATTTGATACGCCGGTTATTGGCTACCGCTGGGCAATAAATCCTGTTCACACCTTGGTTGCAAGTGCTAGAAGATGGAGCTTTTTTGCTAGGTCTTCCCAGCAGGGAATGATTGTCCCCCATGGAGAGGTGGTGATTTTGCACTTAGGGGCTGGCTGAGATATCCTTTGCCCAGTTTATATATCGCGATAAAAAGAAGAGTCCCAATCATAACAAAAAAGGGATGAGCGTACGCTCATCCCTTTTTTGTTATGATTGGGTCCGATTAATAAATCGGAGTAAAGCTCCAGTTGTCATCAAAACGGGTAGAACCATTTAGACCGGTGGTCACATAACCTGTTCCTCCAATGGCATAACCCACTGCATCGTATCTGGCAGTCCCGCCGAAATTGGTATTGTCTGTAGTCCAATAGTCACCACTAACGTTATATTTCGCAACGCTGTTGATCGCTATACTGCCTTTCAGGCCGCCGACAAGGAAACCGTTGCCATTGATGGTGAAAGCTGTTGCATTTGAGCGTGTTAAGTCGTAATTATATGTTCCGTCGTTTCTAGATATATCTGCCAATTGCGTCCATTTGCTTCCGTCAAATTTGTAGAAGTCTTTTGGATTACTGCTATTGGAAACGCCACCACCAATATAAGCAATATTGTTGATCATAAACACAAACGCTCCTTTGCGTTTCGCTGTGAATGGTGCGTCGTTGATGGCTTCCCATTTATTTGCAGTCGGGTCGTATTTGAAAAATTGGTTGGTAAACGTAACAGCATTATTAATGGCTGTTTCGCCTGTTCCTACATACGCTTTACCGTCAATACTGAAAGCAACTGCACTTGCCAACGGAATTGGCAAATCGGCAATTCTGGTCCATTGTTTACCTCTTTCTGCTGCAGGATCGAATTTATAGAAGTCTTGAAGGTAATTTGAACCATCGTTACCGCCGCCTACATAGCCAAAGTCGCCGATAGTAAATGCAATAGCATTACGACGGCCACTGCGTTCAGCATCATCCGCCAGTGGATCTTTTTCGCTCCAGCTGTTGGAAGCAGGGTCATACGCATAAGTGGTCTTTAAATGGATAGGTCTGCTACCTGCATTATTGGATTGACCGGTGGTTACGTAAGCTATGTTTTTGATCACAAAACTTGCTGCCGCAGAAGTTTGTGGACCTTTATAAGCTGCTTTTTGAAACCACTCTGTCGATTTCTCATCTTCAGTATCATCACTTTTCTTACAAGAAGAGAATGTTGTAACTGTAACTACAAAAGCAGACAATACGAGTAGCCAATTTTTCTTGTTCATAAATTATTGAAATTTAGTATATAGGATGTTTAATTTAATTCTTGGATCATTGCCATCTTTTGCCAATATCAACCTATTTCCTGTATTAAACAACGCCGCAGGTATGATGCTATTAGCCGAAGTCTGCGAGGCTGTAGGCGGTAAAGATAGATATAATGAAGTATTTTTATATGCTGTTGTCTTAATTTTATTTAAATAATCAATCAGATTGAATGTATATTTTCCATTATCTGATCCGCCTGTCGATGATAGCCTAGCCACTTGAAG from the Sphingobacterium thalpophilum genome contains:
- a CDS encoding nucleotide sugar dehydrogenase, which encodes MSKTIKKICCIGAGYVGGPTMSVVASQCPHIEITIVDMNAARIEAWNDKDLDNLPVYEPGLKEIVAEARDRNLFFSTDINKAIDEADMIFISVNTPTKNYGKGKGMAADLKYIELCARQIAAVAKNDKIVVEKSTLPVRTAAALKSILDNTGNGVNFHILSNPEFLAEGTAIQDLIKPDRVLIGGENKDAIAALVDIYAQWVDRSKILTTNLWSSELSKLTANAFLAQRVSSINSISALCEKTGANVDEVARAIGMDTRIGPKFLKASVGFGGSCFQKDILNLVYIARSYGLTEVAEYWDQVIIMNDYQKRRFADNIIQTLYNTVSGKKIAFLGWAFKKDTNDTRESAAIYVADYLLNEQAEITVYDPKVSAERIYADLDYLNTRSSEENKALVKVVSSPYEACDDAHAIAVLTEWDEFKVYDWQAIKEQMKKPAFVFDGRKLLDRSQLEALGFKYYAIGE
- a CDS encoding M3 family metallopeptidase; translated protein: MKKRQLLPFLMIVATAIVGCEEKKIMTDNPLLLAYDTPFNVPPFDKIKNEHFRPAFEEAIKVHNLEIDSIVNNSEKPNFQNTIVALENAGSLLNNVSTVFYNLNSANTNDSIQAIAKDLAPILSSHSDEISMNAKLFDKIKEIWNNRNSLGLDAEDTKLLEETYKSFVRSGANLKEADKEKMKKINAELSTLTTQFGQNLLAETNAYELVVDSASQLEGLPESLKTAAAEEATAKGKKDKWVFTLQNPSIMPFLQYAKNRELRKQIWDAYQMRGNHDNTSDNKEIIQKIVNLRLQKAKLLGYASHANYVLEESMAKTPENVYALLNKLWAPALAKAKGEEADIAKEIKAEGGDFAVAPYDWRYYTEIIRKKRFALDEDEIKPYLSLPAVREGAFAVANKLYGLTFVALNNVPTYHEEVEVYEVKDKDGSHLGLLYADFFPRESKRGGAWMTSYRDQSTKDGKRVAPVISIVCNFTKPVGKNPALLTFDEATTLFHEFGHALHGLLSNVRYRSMAGTSVPRDFVELPSQIMENWAADPEVLKTYAKHYKTKEAMPDSLIQKMEKAGTFDQGFATVEYLAASLLDMNYHATTKEISKDINSFEKGAMKKIGLIEAIIPRYRSTYFQHIFNSGYSAGYYAYIWSEVLDSDAFAAFKEKSLYDQPTADSFRKNILQKGGTDDPAKMYRTFRGADPDPKYLLKKRGLN
- the dnaG gene encoding DNA primase, encoding MIKQEVIDKVLETVRIEEVVGDFVDLKKRGTSLIGNCPFHNEKTPSFHVSVSKGIYKCFGCGAGGDSLKFVMELEKFSYPEAIRYLADKYAIQIEEVERSPAQLAAQDKRESLYVLSAWAGKFFVERLWKTEMGQVIGLNYFKERGYREDIIKKFELGYSPEEWTALVDSAQAAGFHPDYLVASGLAIERDDKSLYDRFRGRVMFPIHNLTGRIIGFGGRTLKTDKKVAKYVNSPESDIYHKSDVLYGLNFAKKAIMDEDNCYLVEGYADVLSVHQAGVENVVSSSGTSLTTGQIKLISRFTKNVTILYDGDEAGIKASLRGTDMLLEEGLNVKVLLFPDGNDPDSYIQKFGAAAFKDYVKSRQQDFIFYKTSILLRDASNDPIKRAEVIRDVVESIALIPDEIKVSVFIRECSSLLDIEERILLAELNKIRLNRAKKADKEASRKTQGPPAGAGMPPPGMDGPPPDFFMTDEERAGIPAMESENQPTQLTSEVLQEREIVRILINYGDYLATWEGDGDIPVAGVLLGNINDIEFKDKAAAYILKAYRDAAENYEIPDPKQFYSNADAAVSELAINCVASKYSLSENWNDDKRKIYVSQEYEHLKQLVVTAIYRIKKRKIEAEMHNIREEMKHEKDIGNLEVLLFKYQKLKEAEKLLGGFLGNTIVK
- a CDS encoding YraN family protein, with amino-acid sequence MARHLEIGSLGEQLATDYLVGIGCKIVLRNWRFKNLEVDLIVMDGDTLVFVEVKTRSGTDFGQPYEFVDLRKQRRLVRAAQAYILKHAYVGELRFDVVAITNSENPDITYIKDAFWDS